A stretch of Porites lutea chromosome 5, jaPorLute2.1, whole genome shotgun sequence DNA encodes these proteins:
- the LOC140936485 gene encoding NADH-quinone oxidoreductase subunit B 2-like, protein MAVALWKGRSILPAISRGFFNSLILWRAGPQGLVAVNKSQSATAASAGSAAKGRLDNAAEFVVAKIDDIVNWARRGSMWPMQFGLACCAVEMMQFAAPRYDMDRFGVVFRASPRQADVMIVAGTLTNKMAPALRKLYDQMPEPRWVISMGSCANGGGYYHYSYSVVRGCDRIIPVDIYVPGCPPTAEALLYGVLQLQKKIRRSHPIRMWYRK, encoded by the exons atggcagtTGCATTGTGGAAGG GTCGCAGCATCTTGCCGGCAATAAGCCGTGGATtttttaacagcctgattttatgGAGGGCAGGGCCTCAGGG ATTAGTGGCTGTGAATAAGAGTCAGAGCGCTACTGCAGCGTCTGCTGGTTCCGCCGCAAAGGGACGTCTGGACAATGCTGCAG AATTTGTTGTTGCCAAAATTGATGATATAGTCAACTGGGCACGCAGG GGCTCTATGTGGCCGATGCAATTTGGTCTTGCATGCTGTGCCGTTGAAATGATGCAGTTTGCTGCACCAAg ATATGACATGGATAGGTTTGGTGTTGTCTTTCGAGCAAGTCCC cGTCAAGCTGATGTAATGATTGTTGCAGGAACTCTGACCAACAAGATGGCTCCAGCTTTGAGAAAG TTATATGACCAGATGCCTGAACCACGCTGGGTGATATCCATGGGAAG CTGTGCAAATGGTGGCGGCTACTATCACTACTCCTATTCAGTAGTTCGTGGCTGTGACAGGATCATTCCAGTGGATATCTATGTACCAGGCTGTCCTCCCACTGCTGAGGCTCTGCTCTATGGTGTCCTGCAGCTGCAGAAAAAGATTCGACGCAGCCATCCCATCCGCATGTGGTACCGGAAGTAA